One Nocardioides aromaticivorans genomic window carries:
- a CDS encoding SAF domain-containing protein, with protein MVAAGALGTSFAFTSVNDTQEVLVVANDIKRGETIDVGDLAVVRVSVDPALTPVPGSQKAQLEGSRAAVDLWAGTLLTEQAVTDSLVPGQGESLVGISLTPAQMPSEPLYGGDAVRIVTTPGDQGEVTDKEPVTIEAVVVGVSRVEETGETVVDVSVPEREAADLAARAATGRVALVLDARER; from the coding sequence TTGGTCGCTGCCGGAGCGCTGGGCACCTCGTTCGCCTTCACCTCGGTCAACGACACCCAGGAGGTCCTCGTCGTCGCCAACGACATCAAGCGCGGCGAGACCATCGACGTAGGTGACCTGGCCGTCGTCCGAGTCAGCGTGGATCCCGCGCTGACCCCGGTCCCCGGCAGCCAAAAGGCCCAGCTGGAGGGCAGCCGCGCGGCGGTCGACCTGTGGGCCGGCACCCTGCTCACTGAGCAGGCAGTCACCGACAGCCTGGTGCCGGGGCAGGGGGAGTCACTGGTGGGCATCAGCCTCACTCCCGCCCAGATGCCTTCGGAGCCTCTCTACGGCGGCGACGCCGTCCGGATCGTCACCACGCCCGGCGACCAGGGCGAGGTGACCGACAAAGAGCCGGTCACGATCGAGGCAGTCGTGGTTGGTGTTAGCCGCGTCGAGGAGACGGGGGAGACCGTCGTCGACGTCTCGGTGCCCGAGCGCGAGGCCGCCGACCTGGCCGCCCGTGCCGCCACCGGACGCGTCGCGCTCGTCCTGGACGCCCGGGAGCGCTGA
- a CDS encoding CpaF family protein, with product MSTSGTNGHQPGTNGRDPLRADEWLEARHAATSDRTSPFARRRSTQPPPPPPAEDHDPTSLPIFASAWTSEEQLPGRARSEFSLRPLVAPAPEEPHDHRGAAGEVELDWELIAQYRAEISSRLTARLDKEGGRVTEEDREQMGLDVIEELIKSEAETLVSTGRPAWTKDQERALKTALKAALFGLGRLQPLVERTDVENIIVIARGPVVSVWLELVDGTLVEADPIADSEDELREFLADLGSRQNRPFTEARPHLDLRLPGGARLAAGSWVMAYTSVVIRRHGMREVSMDEMVYDRKACGAVLADFLAACVRAGKSIVVSGVQGSGKTTWVRALCSCIPPWEMIGTFETEFELHLHELVDRHKIVHAWEHRPGSGEVGLDGRQAGEFSLEEAIHHSFRFNLARQIVGEVRGPEVWNMLKAMESGPGSISTTHARSAEHTIEKLVSCAMEKGPQVTRELAISKLAAAIDIVMYLRSEVVPNDDGTFRKQRWVEEVLVVQPSIDAARGYATTPIFAPNKLGHAVATGKLDNFLAQELVRHGFDLEAYTAESQANPGVATS from the coding sequence ATGAGCACCAGCGGCACCAACGGACACCAGCCCGGAACCAACGGCCGCGACCCGCTGCGCGCCGATGAGTGGCTCGAGGCGCGTCACGCTGCGACCAGCGACCGCACCTCACCGTTCGCCCGCCGCCGCAGCACCCAGCCGCCTCCGCCGCCGCCCGCGGAGGACCACGACCCGACCTCGCTGCCAATCTTCGCCTCCGCCTGGACCAGCGAGGAGCAGCTGCCGGGGCGGGCTCGCTCCGAGTTCAGCCTGCGCCCTCTCGTCGCGCCCGCACCGGAGGAGCCCCACGACCACCGCGGCGCGGCCGGCGAGGTCGAGCTGGACTGGGAGCTGATCGCGCAGTACCGCGCCGAGATCTCCTCGCGCCTGACCGCCCGGCTCGACAAGGAAGGCGGCCGCGTCACCGAGGAGGACCGCGAGCAGATGGGCCTCGACGTGATCGAGGAGCTCATCAAGTCCGAGGCCGAGACGCTCGTCTCCACCGGCCGCCCGGCGTGGACCAAGGACCAGGAGAGGGCACTCAAGACCGCCCTCAAGGCCGCGCTGTTCGGCCTGGGGCGGCTGCAGCCGCTGGTCGAGCGCACGGACGTGGAGAACATCATCGTCATCGCCCGCGGCCCGGTGGTCTCGGTGTGGCTCGAGCTGGTCGACGGCACCCTGGTCGAGGCCGACCCCATCGCCGACTCCGAGGACGAGCTGCGCGAGTTCCTCGCCGACCTCGGCTCTCGGCAGAACCGGCCCTTCACCGAGGCCCGTCCGCACCTGGACCTTCGGCTGCCCGGGGGAGCGCGGCTCGCGGCCGGCTCCTGGGTGATGGCCTACACCTCGGTGGTGATCCGACGTCACGGCATGCGCGAGGTGTCGATGGACGAGATGGTCTACGACCGCAAGGCCTGCGGCGCTGTCCTGGCCGACTTCCTCGCCGCCTGCGTGCGAGCCGGCAAGAGCATCGTCGTCTCGGGCGTCCAGGGCTCCGGCAAGACCACCTGGGTCCGCGCCCTGTGCTCGTGCATCCCGCCGTGGGAGATGATCGGCACCTTCGAGACCGAGTTCGAGCTGCACCTGCACGAGCTGGTTGACCGGCACAAGATCGTCCACGCCTGGGAGCACCGCCCCGGCTCCGGTGAGGTCGGGCTCGACGGCCGCCAGGCCGGTGAGTTCAGCCTCGAGGAGGCCATCCACCACTCCTTCCGGTTCAACCTCGCTCGCCAGATCGTCGGCGAGGTCCGCGGCCCGGAGGTGTGGAACATGCTCAAGGCGATGGAGTCCGGCCCGGGTTCGATCAGCACCACCCACGCCCGCAGCGCTGAGCACACCATCGAGAAGCTCGTCTCCTGCGCGATGGAGAAGGGCCCGCAGGTCACCCGCGAGTTGGCGATCAGCAAGCTGGCCGCCGCGATCGACATCGTGATGTACCTGCGCTCGGAGGTCGTCCCCAACGACGACGGCACCTTCCGCAAGCAGCGCTGGGTCGAGGAGGTCCTGGTCGTCCAGCCCAGCATCGACGCGGCCCGCGGGTACGCGACCACCCCGATCTTCGCCCCCAACAAGCTCGGCCATGCCGTGGCCACCGGAAAGCTCGACAACTTCCTCGCCCAGGAGCTGGTCCGCCACGGGTTCGACCTCGAGGCGTACACGGCCGAGTCCCAGGCCAACCCGGGGGTGGCCACGTCATGA
- a CDS encoding type II secretion system F family protein has product MSTASSAFLPAVFGACIVIGLIGMAYALIPAPPKPPRPTRTVTPFGRLGSRFGRLDRRTRLLVIGGAVTGLLVALVTGWVIAIVLVPAAIIGIPMLLTPPPAAASIEKLEALEEWTRSLSGKLTAGQSLRSALIRSLQSTPEPIEREVGLMVSRLWNNTSSTEDVLRAFAEDLSDSTGDVVASQLVLAASGRGQAGLSKALDALAETVAADVRARRQIAADQAKPRTTARTVTVITLVVLGILAFTGDYIEPYGTPLGQVVLAVLLAAYVATLLWMRRMAVAKPLPRLLDLDARTARRAAQRTASGAKEGALA; this is encoded by the coding sequence ATGAGCACCGCATCGTCGGCGTTCCTGCCCGCCGTCTTCGGCGCCTGCATCGTCATCGGCCTGATCGGCATGGCCTATGCGCTGATCCCGGCGCCGCCCAAACCGCCGCGGCCTACTCGGACCGTCACCCCGTTCGGCCGGCTGGGCAGCCGGTTCGGCCGGCTCGACCGCCGTACTCGGCTGCTGGTGATCGGCGGCGCCGTGACCGGTCTCCTGGTGGCGCTGGTGACCGGCTGGGTGATCGCGATCGTGCTCGTGCCGGCCGCGATCATCGGTATCCCGATGCTGCTGACGCCCCCGCCGGCGGCCGCGAGCATCGAGAAGCTCGAGGCGCTCGAGGAGTGGACCCGTTCCCTGTCGGGCAAGCTGACCGCCGGCCAGTCCCTGCGCTCTGCGCTCATCAGGTCGCTGCAGTCGACGCCGGAACCGATCGAGCGCGAGGTCGGGCTGATGGTCTCCCGGCTGTGGAACAACACCTCCTCCACCGAGGACGTGCTGCGCGCCTTCGCCGAGGACCTCAGCGACTCCACCGGCGACGTCGTGGCCAGCCAGCTGGTCCTCGCCGCCAGCGGCCGCGGTCAGGCCGGTCTGTCGAAGGCCCTGGACGCCCTCGCCGAGACCGTCGCGGCCGACGTGCGCGCACGTCGCCAGATCGCCGCCGACCAGGCCAAGCCCCGCACCACTGCACGCACCGTCACCGTGATCACCCTCGTTGTGCTGGGCATCCTGGCCTTCACCGGCGACTACATCGAGCCATACGGCACCCCGCTGGGGCAGGTCGTGCTCGCGGTCCTGCTGGCGGCCTACGTGGCGACGCTGCTGTGGATGCGCCGGATGGCCGTCGCCAAGCCGCTCCCGCGATTGCTCGACCTCGACGCCCGCACCGCGCGCCGCGCCGCCCAGCGCACAGCATCGGGCGCGAAGGAAGGAGCGCTCGCATGA
- a CDS encoding type II secretion system F family protein has protein sequence MTGLQLALASGTLLGLALALLVWRLAPSDPDLVDALDRLSPDHAVPRRFAGLDDAGADAGSAVDRIGLWAMKNLPGGAWAHTPRKDLAILQISEARFYGEKVVWAMLGLIMPPLLAGFFTMIGLTLPFAIPTLGSLALAVLFWFMPNYNATDEAKKARIEFNRALGAYIDMVATGIRDGSSGQQALRSAAEVGDTWVFKRIESELRRARYMTRAPWDSLHGLAEELGVPELDDLADIMQQSGQDGAQIYNNLRARAAALRSAMLSAELGKANAASERMYIPASLLGIVFMAILVTPSMLRFAT, from the coding sequence ATGACCGGCCTGCAGCTCGCGCTCGCCAGCGGCACCCTCCTCGGGCTGGCCCTCGCCCTGCTCGTGTGGCGTCTCGCTCCGTCGGACCCTGACCTGGTCGACGCGCTGGACCGTCTCTCGCCCGACCACGCCGTGCCGCGCCGCTTCGCCGGCCTCGACGACGCCGGCGCCGACGCCGGATCGGCCGTCGACCGGATCGGCCTGTGGGCGATGAAGAACCTGCCCGGGGGAGCCTGGGCGCACACGCCGCGCAAGGACCTGGCCATCCTGCAGATCAGCGAGGCCCGGTTCTACGGCGAGAAGGTCGTCTGGGCGATGCTCGGCCTGATCATGCCGCCGCTGCTGGCCGGGTTCTTCACGATGATCGGGCTCACGCTGCCGTTCGCGATCCCCACGCTCGGCTCGCTGGCCCTGGCCGTCCTGTTCTGGTTCATGCCCAACTACAACGCCACCGACGAGGCCAAGAAGGCGCGCATCGAGTTCAACCGCGCCCTCGGCGCCTACATCGACATGGTCGCCACCGGCATCCGCGACGGCTCTAGCGGCCAGCAGGCGCTGCGCTCGGCCGCCGAGGTCGGCGACACGTGGGTGTTCAAGCGGATCGAGAGCGAGCTGCGCCGCGCCCGCTACATGACGCGAGCACCGTGGGACTCCCTGCACGGCCTGGCGGAAGAGCTCGGCGTCCCCGAGCTCGACGACCTCGCCGACATCATGCAGCAGTCCGGCCAGGACGGAGCGCAGATCTACAACAACCTCCGCGCCCGGGCCGCGGCCCTCCGCTCGGCGATGCTCAGCGCCGAGCTCGGCAAGGCCAACGCGGCCTCCGAGCGCATGTACATCCCCGCCAGCCTGCTCGGCATCGTCTTCATGGCGATCCTCGTCACCCCCTCGATGCTCCGATTCGCCACCTGA
- a CDS encoding TadE family protein, whose protein sequence is MTIQMVFLMPALFLLMFLGLQGALYYHAKQVALAAAQEGAREAGSETGTRESGLATANTFLNHAGGSDVMTSTSVSGSRTTTTATITVTGKSLSVIPGWHVTVSQSASVPVERLTE, encoded by the coding sequence GTGACCATCCAGATGGTCTTCTTGATGCCCGCCCTCTTCCTGCTGATGTTCCTCGGCCTCCAGGGCGCGCTGTACTACCACGCGAAGCAGGTAGCGCTCGCGGCCGCGCAGGAGGGCGCCCGCGAGGCGGGCAGCGAGACCGGCACCCGAGAGTCCGGTCTGGCAACGGCGAACACCTTCCTCAACCACGCCGGCGGCTCCGACGTGATGACGTCGACCAGCGTCTCGGGGTCACGCACCACGACCACCGCCACCATCACGGTCACGGGCAAGTCCCTGAGCGTGATTCCCGGGTGGCACGTCACCGTCTCCCAGAGCGCCAGCGTGCCGGTCGAGAGGCTCACCGAATGA
- a CDS encoding TadE/TadG family type IV pilus assembly protein — protein sequence MTRWTSWRRRRRDERGSVAIEAAIGVPAFGLFIAMIILGGRVEIAKQSVEAAAYEAARAASIERTQSEAISSGKSAATSSLHDQGLQCATTNVTVNAAAFNAPLGTTAQVTATVTCKVDVADLAIPGLPGTRTITATASSPVDAYRERR from the coding sequence ATGACCAGGTGGACCAGCTGGCGGCGCAGGCGCCGGGACGAGCGAGGATCGGTGGCGATCGAGGCCGCGATCGGCGTCCCGGCCTTCGGCCTGTTCATCGCGATGATCATCCTCGGCGGCCGCGTGGAGATCGCCAAGCAGTCGGTGGAGGCAGCCGCCTACGAAGCAGCTCGCGCCGCCTCGATCGAGCGGACCCAGAGCGAGGCGATCAGCTCCGGCAAGTCCGCGGCCACCAGCAGCCTGCACGACCAGGGCCTGCAGTGCGCCACCACCAACGTCACGGTCAACGCCGCCGCGTTCAACGCGCCACTGGGCACCACCGCTCAAGTGACCGCCACGGTGACCTGCAAGGTCGACGTCGCCGACCTTGCCATCCCCGGCCTGCCGGGGACCAGGACGATCACCGCGACCGCCAGCAGCCCCGTCGACGCCTACCGGGAGCGCCGATGA
- a CDS encoding pilus assembly protein TadG-related protein, translating into MISQLRRLLAGRTRDERGSISVWFATASFAMIILVGMAVDLGGKVHTQQQARSAAAQAARTGAQEVQGSTAVRGEDLRVDINAAKAAAMDYLHAAGVEGNARVVDGDTLIVTTTDTYTSKFLGIIGLDTMQVTGEASARLIRAEGGIER; encoded by the coding sequence ATGATCAGCCAGCTGCGCCGCCTCCTGGCGGGCCGGACCCGCGACGAGCGGGGCTCCATCAGCGTGTGGTTCGCCACCGCCTCGTTCGCGATGATCATCCTCGTCGGGATGGCCGTCGACCTCGGCGGCAAGGTCCACACCCAGCAACAGGCCCGCAGCGCCGCCGCCCAGGCCGCCCGCACCGGCGCCCAGGAGGTCCAGGGCTCGACCGCCGTGCGCGGCGAGGACCTCCGCGTCGACATCAACGCCGCCAAGGCGGCCGCGATGGACTACCTCCACGCCGCCGGCGTGGAAGGCAACGCGCGCGTCGTCGACGGCGACACCCTGATCGTCACCACCACCGACACCTACACCAGCAAGTTCCTCGGGATCATCGGCCTGGACACCATGCAGGTCACCGGGGAGGCGTCCGCGCGGCTCATCCGCGCCGAAGGAGGCATCGAAAGATGA
- a CDS encoding LysM peptidoglycan-binding domain-containing protein codes for MTTPTHPTLGQRLTGLAASVAVLGILVGLPALFLAIGASPIPDQAPTLDSIKNALLAPDDGTLVLGLFKVIGWAAWAFMALSLVVETIARLRNIQAPQLPGLRLPQAGARNLIGLAALLFIAAPIATQAATAAPANAAAPAAVGHVHAAAVDQAPVQQDVKVETKQERQAPKTVNHAVKPGESLWSIAEDHFGDGARYKEIAELNRDLLGTQPNFLEPGWVLKLPAHQVKDAPAHQYGVQAGDTLSEIAQEQLGDADRWPEIYQASAGVAQPGGVQLTDPDVIDVGWTLNIPGADNQQQPREVEPENPASPEDHQPLDPPAEEKPPVVQEPDVPEVPETAAPETEAPEVAPPQAEEPAAATEVDQLDDSDDSILEAPWVLAGLTGGGVLLSGALLMALRSRRRTAFRNRPPGRAIAAPSPELAPVEMTLNATGAAAAATVEFADEALRRLAAAVGAQGTTMPPLATVELGHGKLTLHLTAPATIPAPWVGSPDQTHWHVTTDTDLDQLGPDTDNVEPPYPLLATIGVSDTGETWLLNCEELSTLSISGDPTYGRDFARHLAAQLAVNPWSRRVQVDCIGVAEETVAIDERISFYPTGAAGSPATAEILAAAVTTVDRAKRHDTDVSTARTGSVDDDTWPARMLLVDAAAGDPEGLEQLLQLVNDHVGQSATSIVVAGERPNTPGAVLHMTNTGRVVLEHAGLNLIAVGLTSDEARGCALVYAQSETPEYVDTPVDETATDGWEAYTDTSGALRREYTLPRNTPEDAVDEPMSSLLEGQDKEYIRESAIVQEDLEALAPKVPAHVRAEVEEKDPDLDQDIADWFSPTCDRPRLTLLGPVAARAHGKALAKRKPYFTELLAFLALHRKHGATREQIREAFSISDGKVRDYTNIVRDWLGTNPRTGEDHLPYADKAPAAKVNGVNVYQVDDGLLVDLDLFVRLRKRGQARGGAEGVADLCTALELVGEAQPFSQLREEGWSWLANEPDRVDLMAAGWIADVALIVVTEALAAGDLVKARSAAYVANRADPDGESTRLCLAHVMKAEGDQLEADRILREEICNRSDDGDAPMELSERTKTIIRTHGWLAS; via the coding sequence ATGACCACGCCCACCCACCCCACTCTGGGCCAGCGGCTCACCGGCCTCGCGGCCTCGGTCGCCGTGCTCGGCATCCTCGTCGGGCTCCCTGCCCTGTTCCTCGCCATCGGGGCCAGCCCGATCCCCGACCAGGCCCCGACCCTGGACAGCATCAAGAACGCGCTCCTGGCGCCCGACGACGGCACCCTCGTCCTCGGCCTGTTCAAGGTGATCGGCTGGGCCGCGTGGGCCTTCATGGCGCTCAGCCTCGTCGTCGAGACCATCGCACGGCTCCGCAACATCCAGGCGCCCCAGCTGCCCGGCCTCCGGCTCCCGCAGGCCGGCGCCCGCAACCTGATCGGGCTCGCGGCCCTGCTGTTCATCGCCGCACCCATCGCGACGCAGGCAGCCACCGCCGCTCCAGCCAACGCTGCCGCCCCGGCCGCGGTGGGCCACGTCCACGCCGCCGCCGTCGACCAGGCCCCCGTGCAGCAGGACGTCAAGGTCGAGACGAAGCAGGAGCGCCAGGCGCCCAAGACCGTCAACCACGCCGTGAAGCCGGGGGAGAGCCTCTGGTCGATCGCCGAGGACCACTTCGGCGACGGAGCCAGGTACAAGGAGATCGCCGAGCTCAACCGCGACCTGCTCGGCACGCAGCCGAACTTCCTCGAACCCGGCTGGGTGCTCAAGCTCCCCGCGCACCAGGTCAAGGACGCCCCCGCACACCAGTACGGCGTCCAGGCCGGCGACACCCTCAGCGAGATCGCACAGGAGCAGCTCGGCGACGCCGATCGGTGGCCGGAGATCTACCAGGCGTCGGCCGGCGTCGCCCAGCCCGGCGGAGTGCAGCTGACCGACCCCGACGTCATCGACGTCGGCTGGACCCTCAACATCCCCGGCGCCGACAACCAGCAGCAGCCACGTGAGGTCGAGCCCGAGAACCCCGCCAGCCCCGAGGACCATCAGCCCCTCGACCCGCCGGCCGAGGAGAAGCCGCCGGTCGTCCAGGAGCCCGACGTGCCGGAGGTGCCCGAGACTGCGGCACCCGAGACCGAGGCACCCGAGGTCGCACCGCCCCAGGCCGAAGAGCCGGCGGCCGCCACCGAGGTCGACCAGCTCGACGACAGCGACGACTCGATCCTCGAGGCACCCTGGGTCCTCGCCGGTCTCACCGGCGGGGGCGTGCTGCTGTCCGGGGCCCTGCTGATGGCCCTGCGCTCACGCCGTCGCACCGCGTTCCGCAACCGGCCGCCCGGCCGCGCGATCGCCGCCCCGTCGCCGGAACTCGCGCCGGTGGAGATGACCCTGAACGCCACCGGCGCCGCCGCGGCCGCCACCGTGGAGTTCGCCGACGAGGCGCTGCGTCGCCTCGCGGCCGCCGTCGGCGCCCAGGGCACCACGATGCCGCCGCTCGCGACCGTGGAGCTCGGGCACGGCAAGCTGACCCTGCACCTCACCGCGCCGGCCACCATCCCCGCGCCCTGGGTAGGCAGCCCCGACCAGACCCACTGGCACGTCACCACGGACACAGACCTCGACCAACTCGGTCCCGACACCGACAACGTCGAGCCGCCCTACCCGCTGCTGGCCACCATCGGGGTGAGCGACACCGGCGAGACGTGGCTGCTGAACTGCGAGGAGCTGTCCACCCTCAGTATCAGCGGAGACCCCACCTACGGCCGCGACTTCGCCCGCCACCTCGCCGCCCAGCTGGCGGTCAACCCGTGGTCGCGGCGGGTGCAGGTCGACTGCATCGGCGTGGCCGAGGAGACCGTCGCCATCGACGAGCGGATCAGCTTCTACCCGACCGGAGCAGCCGGGTCGCCGGCAACCGCGGAGATCCTCGCGGCCGCGGTCACCACCGTCGACCGGGCCAAGCGCCACGACACCGACGTGTCCACGGCCCGCACCGGCAGCGTCGACGACGACACCTGGCCCGCCCGGATGCTCCTCGTCGACGCCGCCGCCGGAGATCCCGAGGGCCTCGAGCAGCTGCTGCAGCTGGTCAACGACCACGTCGGACAGTCGGCAACCTCCATCGTCGTCGCCGGCGAACGCCCCAACACCCCGGGCGCGGTGCTGCACATGACCAACACCGGCCGCGTCGTCCTCGAGCACGCCGGCCTCAACCTCATCGCCGTCGGCCTCACCAGCGACGAGGCCCGCGGCTGCGCCCTGGTCTACGCCCAGAGCGAGACCCCGGAGTACGTCGACACCCCGGTGGACGAGACCGCCACCGACGGATGGGAGGCCTACACCGACACCTCCGGCGCCCTCCGCCGCGAGTACACCCTGCCGCGCAACACCCCCGAGGACGCCGTCGACGAACCGATGTCCTCCCTCCTCGAGGGTCAGGACAAGGAGTACATCCGCGAGAGCGCGATCGTGCAGGAGGACCTCGAGGCGCTCGCGCCCAAGGTGCCGGCTCACGTCCGCGCCGAGGTCGAGGAGAAGGACCCCGACCTGGACCAGGACATCGCCGACTGGTTCTCACCCACATGCGACCGGCCCCGACTCACCCTGCTCGGACCGGTCGCAGCACGCGCCCACGGCAAGGCCCTGGCCAAGCGCAAGCCGTACTTCACCGAGCTGCTGGCGTTCCTCGCCCTGCATCGCAAGCACGGCGCTACCCGCGAGCAGATCCGCGAGGCGTTCTCGATCTCCGACGGCAAGGTGCGCGACTACACCAACATCGTCCGCGACTGGCTCGGCACCAACCCCCGCACCGGCGAGGACCACCTTCCCTACGCCGACAAGGCACCGGCCGCGAAGGTCAACGGCGTCAACGTCTACCAGGTCGACGACGGCCTGCTCGTCGACCTGGACCTGTTTGTCCGGCTCCGCAAGCGCGGCCAGGCCCGAGGGGGCGCCGAAGGCGTCGCGGACCTGTGCACTGCGCTCGAGCTGGTCGGGGAGGCCCAGCCGTTCAGCCAGCTGCGCGAGGAGGGATGGTCCTGGCTGGCCAACGAGCCCGACCGCGTCGACCTCATGGCCGCCGGTTGGATCGCCGACGTCGCGCTCATCGTCGTCACCGAGGCACTCGCGGCCGGCGACCTGGTCAAGGCTCGCTCCGCGGCCTACGTGGCCAACCGGGCCGACCCCGACGGCGAGAGCACCCGTCTGTGCCTGGCGCACGTCATGAAGGCCGAGGGCGACCAGCTCGAGGCCGACCGGATCCTGCGCGAGGAGATCTGCAACCGGTCCGACGACGGCGACGCCCCCATGGAACTGTCGGAACGCACGAAGACCATCATCCGTACGCACGGCTGGCTCGCGAGCTGA
- a CDS encoding type IV secretion system protein produces the protein MTRLGHVARAALAVLVLTTLLGAATALQPPAAAAAEPVARTAATTARSAPVAATGQLPARDVKMGCPGPDALCDLGGDAVDCAKDPIDCGKDAAGEVKDGAGNLINGAGDVLDGATGLFPDGCGILDAICDGGLPGLPGLPGVPGIPGIPGLPNVGDLFGGGIPGLGDIPNPFEAIGDVIAKAAADAWTAAMLAVWNSGLFVLRIVLTFSELFLTPDLRADGPGKDVYAFALWLALSLVVILAMIQLGAAAFKREGKGLARAFIGAGQFVVVCACWFGYCVMIVAACGAITKALMKSLLKVQTWPDWDPLGGLGIDDITDAGVATALAFLGIFLWLAAIGHVLVFLARAASLLVLTATGPLSAAGLVSDFTRSWFWKSLRWFHAAAFTPVLMVMVLGIGVQFANGVAAHLADDTAKAFGTALPAVMTILISVVAPLALFKLLAFVDPGTPSGASFRQGMAIQGGLQGLLGGGAAGGGSSAASTTDANGRSSGEQSAEASTGDRFNKSTQGVLGSFGPVGQALSTGMGWINSAGAKATSLMSDETNQAGVGQSTYGPDFSGMGGRQSGGQSGDQSSGTHPGSQGGGDDDAQMPTPPMPPASPTPPTLPTGGAPGGGSGGGQGGAGGAGAAPKTPAAGGGGGAAGGAGGAGAAAGGIPPVAV, from the coding sequence GTGACCAGGCTGGGCCACGTCGCTCGGGCGGCGCTGGCCGTTCTCGTCCTCACCACGCTCCTCGGTGCCGCCACCGCGCTGCAGCCGCCCGCCGCGGCCGCGGCCGAGCCGGTGGCCCGCACGGCCGCCACGACGGCCCGGTCCGCTCCGGTGGCGGCCACCGGCCAGCTGCCGGCCCGTGACGTCAAGATGGGCTGCCCCGGCCCGGACGCGCTGTGCGACCTCGGCGGCGACGCCGTCGACTGCGCCAAGGACCCGATCGACTGCGGCAAAGACGCTGCCGGCGAGGTCAAGGACGGCGCCGGGAACCTGATCAACGGCGCCGGCGACGTCCTCGACGGCGCGACCGGACTGTTCCCGGACGGCTGCGGCATCCTCGACGCGATCTGCGACGGCGGATTGCCTGGACTCCCGGGCTTGCCGGGTGTCCCCGGGATCCCCGGCATCCCTGGCCTCCCGAACGTCGGCGACCTGTTCGGCGGCGGCATTCCCGGCCTCGGTGACATCCCCAACCCGTTCGAGGCCATCGGCGACGTCATCGCCAAGGCCGCGGCCGATGCCTGGACCGCAGCCATGCTCGCGGTCTGGAACTCCGGCCTGTTCGTGCTGCGCATCGTGCTGACGTTCAGCGAGCTGTTCTTGACCCCCGACCTGCGTGCCGACGGACCGGGCAAGGACGTCTACGCCTTCGCGCTCTGGCTCGCGCTCTCCTTGGTGGTCATCTTGGCGATGATCCAGCTGGGAGCTGCCGCCTTCAAGCGCGAAGGGAAGGGCCTCGCGCGGGCGTTCATCGGCGCCGGCCAGTTCGTCGTGGTCTGCGCCTGCTGGTTCGGCTACTGCGTGATGATCGTCGCTGCCTGCGGCGCCATCACCAAGGCGCTGATGAAGTCGCTGCTCAAGGTGCAGACCTGGCCCGACTGGGACCCCCTGGGCGGTCTCGGCATCGACGACATCACCGACGCCGGCGTGGCCACCGCGCTCGCGTTCCTCGGGATCTTCCTGTGGCTGGCCGCGATCGGGCACGTCCTGGTCTTCCTCGCGCGCGCCGCGTCGCTGCTGGTGCTGACCGCCACCGGCCCGCTGTCGGCAGCCGGCCTGGTCTCGGACTTCACCCGCTCCTGGTTCTGGAAGTCGCTGCGCTGGTTTCACGCTGCGGCGTTCACGCCGGTGCTGATGGTGATGGTGCTGGGCATCGGCGTGCAGTTCGCCAACGGTGTCGCCGCCCACCTCGCCGACGACACCGCCAAGGCGTTTGGCACCGCACTGCCGGCGGTGATGACGATCTTGATCAGCGTCGTGGCGCCGCTGGCGCTGTTCAAGCTCCTGGCGTTCGTCGACCCGGGCACCCCCAGCGGAGCGTCGTTCCGACAGGGCATGGCCATCCAGGGCGGCCTCCAGGGCCTGCTCGGCGGCGGTGCCGCCGGCGGCGGTTCATCGGCCGCGTCGACCACGGATGCCAACGGCCGGTCTTCGGGTGAGCAGAGCGCGGAGGCCTCGACCGGTGACCGGTTCAACAAGTCGACCCAGGGCGTCCTCGGCAGCTTCGGGCCGGTCGGACAGGCGCTGTCGACCGGCATGGGCTGGATCAACTCCGCCGGTGCCAAGGCGACCTCGCTGATGTCGGACGAGACCAACCAGGCCGGCGTCGGGCAGAGCACCTACGGCCCGGACTTCAGTGGCATGGGAGGCCGTCAGTCCGGCGGCCAGTCCGGCGACCAGAGCAGCGGAACGCACCCCGGTTCGCAGGGCGGCGGGGACGACGACGCGCAGATGCCGACTCCGCCCATGCCGCCTGCTTCGCCGACACCTCCGACGCTGCCCACCGGCGGTGCGCCTGGTGGCGGCTCGGGTGGCGGTCAGGGCGGTGCCGGTGGTGCCGGAGCAGCTCCCAAGACCCCGGCTGCCGGTGGCGGTGGGGGAGCGGCGGGCGGCGCCGGTGGTGCCGGCGCTGCCGCCGGCGGGATCCCCCCGGTGGCGGTGTAG